The Vigna unguiculata cultivar IT97K-499-35 chromosome 6, ASM411807v1, whole genome shotgun sequence genome contains a region encoding:
- the LOC114187285 gene encoding putative pentatricopeptide repeat-containing protein At1g69350, mitochondrial: MIFHSHVPLQFKHKLKLPSLTTLTKTTRFSSLVSTSLQSFNHTNLLQLCTLCHTLSQIKQVHAFAVFHGFLPRSVSLCASLILRYASFGHPTAAHILFQHSVAYSRSAFLWNTIIRANSIAGFFDGYSNYNAMVRAGVKPDECTYPFVLKVCSDFVEVHKGREVHGVVFKLGFDGDVFVGNTLSAFYGNCGLLDDATKVFDEMPERDKVSWNTVIGLCSLYGFYKKALRFFKEMAVAVPRIQPDLVTVVSVLPVCAETEDEVMATNVHCYAMKVGLLSNVKVGNALVDVYGKCGNEKASRKVFDEIDERNVVSWNAIITSFSFRGKYIDAFDVFRLMIGAGVTPNSVTISSMLPVLGELGLFKLGMEVHGFSLRMNIDSDVFIANALIDMYAKSGYSRIASTIFNKMGGRNIVSWNVMIANFAQNKLEFEAVELVRQMQDKGEILNNVTFTNVLPACARLGFLNVGKEIHARIIRVGSSLDLFVSNALTDMYSKCGCLNLAQNVFNISVRDEVSYNILIIGYSRTNECSESISLFSEMILLGMAPDIVSFMGVISACANLASVRQGKEIHGLLVRKLFHSHLFAANSLLDLYTRCGRIDLATKVFDTIPNKDVASWNTMILGYGMRGELGTAMNLFEAMKEDGVEYDSVSFIAVLTVCSHGGLIEKGRKYFKMMSDLNIEPMHTHYACMVDLLGRAGLMQEALDLIRGLSIVPDTNIWGALLGACRIHGNIELGHLAAEHLFKLKPQHCGYYILLSNMYAEAERWEEANKVRELMRTRGAKKNPGCSWVQIGDQVHAFLVGEKIDSLDNDFWISDCC; this comes from the coding sequence ATGATATTCCATTCTCATGTTCCTCTTCAATTCAAACACAAACTCAAACTCCCCTCATTAACAACACTCACCAAAACCACCCGTTTTTCTTCACTCGTTTCCACTTCTCTTCAAAGTTTCAACCACACAAACCTTCTCCAACTCTGCACCCTTTGCCACACCCTTTCCCAAATCAAGCAAGTCCACGCCTTTGCCGTCTTCCATGGCTTCCTTCCTCGCAGTGTCTCCCTATGTGCCTCTCTCATTCTCCGATATGCCTCCTTTGGGCACCCCACAGCCGCCCATATTCTCTTCCAACACAGTGTTGCGTATTCCCGTAGTGCTTTCTTGTGGAACACCATTATCCGTGCCAATTCCATTGCTGGTTTCTTTGATGGATATAGCAACTATAACGCCATGGTTCGTGCTGGTGTTAAGCCTGATGAGTGCACCTACCCTTTTGTGCTGAAGGTGTGTTCTGATTTTGTGGAGGTTCATAAGGGTAGGGAGGTTCATGGGGTTGTGTTTAAGCTTGGATTTGATGGGGATGTCTTTGTAGGGAATACCCTTTCCGCCTTTTACGGGAATTGTGGGCTTCTTGACGATGCAACgaaagtgtttgatgaaatgccgGAAAGGGATAAGGTGTCGTGGAATACTGTTATTGGTTTGTGTTCTCTTTATGGGTTTTACAAGAAGGCGCTCAGGTTTTTTAAGGAGATGGCTGTGGCCGTGCCGCGGATTCAACCGGATTTGGTTACCGTTGTGAGTGTGTTGCCAGTGTGTGCGGAAACTGAGGATGAGGTGATGGCGACAAACGTGCACTGTTATGCAATGAAGGTTGGCTTGTTGAGTAATGTAAAGGTTGGAAATGCGTTGGTTGATGTATATGGGAAATGTGGGAATGAGAAGGCTTCCAGAAaagtttttgatgaaattgatgAGAGGAATGTGGTTTCCTGGAATGCGATCATTACTAGTTTTTCTTTTAGAGGGAAATATATAGATGCTTTCGATGTATTTAGGTTGATGATTGGTGCAGGTGTGACACCGAACTCTGTCACCATTTCTAGTATGCTACCTGTATTAGGAGAATTAGGACTTTTCAAGTTGGGAATGGAAGTTCATGGGTTTAGTTTAAGAATGAATATTGACTCTGACGTTTTTATTGCTAATGCGTTGATAGATATGTACGCAAAATCAGGATATTCAAGAATAGCATCTACTATATTCAATAAAATGGGAGGAAGAAACATTGTATCATGGAATGTTATGATTGCCAATTTTGCTCAGAACAAGCTTGAGTTTGAAGCTGTAGAATTAGTGAGGCAAATGCAAGATAAGGGAGAAATCCTCAACAATGTAACCTTCACAAATGTTCTTCCAGCTTGTGCAAGACTTGGTTTCCTGAATGTTGGAAAAGAAATTCATGCCAGGATTATTCGAGTTGGATCTTCCCTCGATTTGTTTGTCTCTAATGCTCTGACAGATATGTATTCAAAATGTGGATGCTTAAACCTTGCTCAAAATGTCTTCAATATTTCGGTCAGGGATGAAGTTTCCTACAACATACTAATTATAGGCTATTCTCGAACAAATGAATGCTCAGAGTCTATAAGTTTATTTTCAGAAATGATACTCTTGGGCATGGCTCCTGATATTGTTTCTTTCATGGGTGTAATATCAGCTTGTGCAAATCTAGCTTCCGTAAGACAAGGTAAAGAGATCCACGGTCTGCTGGTGAGAAAGCTTTTTCACTCTCATCTTTTTGCGGCGAATTCACTCTTGGATTTGTATACCAGGTGTGGACGAATAGATCTGGCTACAAAGGTCTTTGACACTATACCCAACAAGGATGTGGCCTCTTGGAATACTATGATTTTGGGGTATGGTATGAGGGGTGAGTTGGGCACTGCAATGAACCTTTTTGAAGCAATGAAGGAAGATGGTGTGGAATATGATTCAGTTTCATTCATTGCTGTTTTGACTGTGTGTAGCCATGGAGGGCTGATTGAGAAGGGGAGAAAATACTTTAAGATGatgagtgatcttaatattgaACCAATGCATACACACTATGCATGTATGGTTGATCTCCTAGGTAGGGCTGGTCTAATGCAAGAAGCTTTAGACCTTATCAGAGGCCTTTCTATTGTACCAGATACTAATATATGGGGTGCACTTCTTGGAGCATGTAGGATACATGGGAACATAGAATTAGGGCACTTGGCAGCTGaacatttgtttaaattaaagcCTCAGCACTGTGGATACTATATTCTCCTTTCAAATATGTATGCAGAAGCTGAAAGATGGGAGGAGGCAAACAAGGTTAGGGAGTTGATGAGGACAAGGGGAGCTAAGAAAAATCCTGGTTGCAGTTGGGTTCAAATTGGAGATCAGGTGCATGCATTTCTTGTTGGTGAGAAAATTGATAGCTTGGATAATGACTTTTGGATATCAGattgttgttaa